Proteins encoded in a region of the Flammeovirga yaeyamensis genome:
- a CDS encoding bile acid:sodium symporter family protein — MNKYFTATSILSIAGAILLYSFTEFIDQAALLLIGGIAIMAVGTKQSKRFGGFSFSFWILSGVIASLAYPQYFTNIGEFNTKRLIVPLIQIIMFGMGSQMSLKDFSGVLKMPKGVIIGVVCQFTIMPIVGFSLAYLFQFPSEVAAGIILIGSSPSGLASNVMAFISKANLALSVTLTAFATLLSPIMTPLMMKIFASEMVVIDFVNMMADIFNMVILPICAGLIFNLIAFDHKDFKSKIYQLIAYIGIVLLKVFLNTFHSDHQLHDFLYGTLLDTLIFVIAPILLALVFVRIWGERKDIINNALTNVSLIGIAVIIIVIIAAGREHLMNVGFFLILACFLHNTLGYVLGYSMSKLLRLNEKDCRTIAFEVGMQNGGLASGLAHQMGKLATLGLAPAVFGSIMNITGSTLASWWKSR; from the coding sequence ATGAATAAATACTTTACTGCAACTTCAATTTTATCTATAGCAGGAGCAATTCTGTTATATTCATTTACCGAATTTATAGATCAAGCAGCACTATTATTAATAGGTGGCATCGCAATAATGGCCGTAGGCACTAAGCAATCCAAGCGTTTTGGAGGCTTTTCGTTTTCATTTTGGATATTAAGTGGAGTGATTGCCTCGTTGGCATATCCTCAGTATTTCACTAATATAGGCGAGTTCAATACAAAAAGATTAATCGTCCCTTTAATTCAAATTATCATGTTTGGAATGGGGTCTCAGATGAGTTTGAAAGACTTTTCTGGTGTTTTGAAAATGCCTAAAGGAGTGATCATTGGAGTGGTTTGTCAGTTTACAATAATGCCCATCGTTGGGTTCTCTCTGGCTTATCTATTTCAATTTCCCTCAGAAGTAGCCGCTGGTATTATCCTTATTGGCTCATCACCAAGTGGATTAGCATCTAATGTGATGGCCTTCATTTCTAAAGCAAATCTTGCTTTATCAGTCACTTTAACGGCATTTGCAACATTATTATCTCCTATCATGACCCCTCTGATGATGAAAATTTTCGCTTCAGAAATGGTTGTGATCGATTTTGTCAATATGATGGCAGATATTTTCAATATGGTGATTTTGCCTATCTGCGCCGGACTCATCTTCAACCTCATCGCTTTTGATCATAAAGATTTTAAATCAAAGATATATCAATTAATTGCCTATATCGGAATTGTCTTATTGAAGGTTTTCCTCAATACTTTCCATTCTGATCATCAGCTTCACGATTTTCTATACGGTACACTTTTAGATACCCTCATCTTTGTGATTGCTCCCATCCTACTTGCTCTTGTTTTTGTTAGAATTTGGGGAGAAAGAAAGGACATTATTAATAATGCCCTCACCAATGTTTCTTTGATCGGAATTGCTGTCATTATTATCGTTATCATCGCTGCAGGTAGAGAACATCTGATGAATGTCGGTTTCTTCTTAATTCTCGCATGTTTCCTACACAACACTCTTGGCTATGTGCTTGGTTACTCAATGAGTAAACTGCTCCGTTTAAACGAAAAAGATTGTCGTACCATCGCTTTTGAAGTAGGTATGCAAAACGGTGGATTGGCTTCTGGTTTAGCACATCAAATGGGAAAATTAGCAACGCTTGGTTTGGCTCCAGCAGTGTTTGGGTCGATTATGAATATTACGGGTTCGACGTTGGCGTCTTGGTGGAAGAGCAGGTAG
- a CDS encoding helix-turn-helix transcriptional regulator encodes MKKKIEEPNESTLTQSMDVGTEGFNEFQAILLKKAQARNSEQRMNIELLNIKYQMEDYLASNDNDIIPVGNFLKIILKTLKIKQKQFAEYVGLKPSNLSKLISGERPVNYDLALIFGKIFNHSPMLWIEIQAKNELEKLRRTSQNKYSSYSINDLVEYKKVI; translated from the coding sequence ATGAAAAAGAAAATAGAAGAACCTAATGAAAGCACACTAACTCAATCAATGGATGTTGGAACAGAGGGGTTTAATGAGTTTCAAGCGATTTTACTCAAAAAGGCTCAGGCTAGAAATAGTGAACAAAGAATGAATATTGAATTACTCAATATTAAATACCAAATGGAAGACTATCTAGCATCTAATGATAATGATATAATACCTGTGGGTAACTTTCTGAAAATCATTTTGAAAACCTTGAAAATCAAGCAAAAACAATTTGCAGAATATGTTGGATTAAAACCTTCGAATCTAAGTAAATTAATAAGTGGTGAACGTCCAGTAAACTATGACTTAGCACTAATTTTTGGCAAAATTTTTAATCATAGCCCTATGTTATGGATTGAAATACAAGCCAAAAACGAACTAGAGAAACTTAGAAGAACATCTCAAAACAAATATTCATCATATTCAATTAACGATCTAGTTGAATACAAAAAAGTGATTTAA
- the eno gene encoding phosphopyruvate hydratase: MNIKHIDAYQIYDSRGYPTLEVEVTLEDGTTGRGLVPSGASTGQFEAWELRDGDKSKFRGKSVYKAIENVRGEIANAIIGQSVFEQEAIDQKMIALDGTPNKSRLGANAILGTSMAVAYAAAKAKNIPLFEYLGNGKGYLIPLNEIQILGGGAHADWATDIQDFLVIAVGAKTYEETLEMTHNIYHAAGEVMKEKGKCVGIADEGGWWPDYIDNEEPFEVFMEAIKRAGYEAGRDVAISLDIAASDLFDGENYHLRLEDRKLTPDEFYDMMKLWCEKYPIVSIEDPFADTAFDYWKKFTDEFGDRVQIIGDDLFTTNIKRIKEGIDKGLANSVLIKLNQIGSVSETLKAIELTQNAGWLPVVSARSGETEDAFISHLAVATNAGQLKVGSFARSERMVKWNENLRIQRKLGDKAAFIGGKIYDRIFAKETV, encoded by the coding sequence ATGAATATTAAACACATAGATGCCTATCAGATATACGACTCTAGAGGGTATCCAACTCTAGAAGTCGAAGTCACTTTAGAAGATGGAACAACTGGGCGTGGATTGGTGCCTTCGGGTGCATCAACTGGACAGTTCGAAGCTTGGGAGTTGAGAGATGGTGATAAATCAAAATTCAGAGGTAAATCGGTCTATAAAGCCATTGAAAATGTTCGAGGAGAAATCGCCAATGCTATTATCGGTCAGTCGGTCTTCGAACAAGAAGCAATCGATCAGAAAATGATTGCATTAGATGGCACTCCAAACAAATCGAGATTAGGAGCCAATGCCATTTTAGGTACATCAATGGCTGTGGCTTATGCAGCTGCTAAAGCGAAAAACATTCCTCTTTTTGAGTATTTAGGTAATGGAAAAGGCTATCTGATTCCACTTAACGAAATTCAAATTTTAGGAGGTGGGGCACACGCCGATTGGGCAACTGATATTCAGGATTTCTTGGTCATTGCTGTTGGTGCAAAAACATATGAAGAAACCCTTGAAATGACGCACAATATCTATCACGCTGCTGGTGAGGTGATGAAAGAAAAAGGGAAATGCGTAGGTATTGCTGATGAAGGTGGCTGGTGGCCAGATTACATTGATAATGAAGAACCATTTGAGGTGTTTATGGAGGCTATCAAAAGAGCAGGTTACGAGGCAGGAAGAGACGTTGCCATATCACTTGATATAGCCGCAAGCGACTTGTTCGATGGAGAAAACTATCACTTACGATTAGAAGATAGAAAACTCACCCCAGACGAATTCTACGATATGATGAAGCTTTGGTGTGAAAAGTATCCGATTGTATCTATCGAAGATCCTTTCGCAGATACAGCCTTCGATTATTGGAAAAAATTCACCGATGAATTCGGAGATCGTGTACAGATTATTGGTGACGATTTATTCACTACAAACATCAAACGTATAAAAGAAGGAATCGACAAAGGTTTGGCCAATTCGGTACTTATCAAGCTGAATCAAATTGGTTCGGTTTCCGAGACACTTAAAGCGATTGAACTGACGCAAAATGCTGGTTGGCTTCCGGTAGTTTCTGCTCGATCTGGCGAAACAGAAGATGCATTCATATCTCATCTTGCTGTTGCCACCAATGCTGGTCAGCTAAAAGTAGGTTCCTTTGCAAGAAGTGAACGTATGGTAAAATGGAACGAAAATCTTAGAATCCAACGTAAACTTGGTGATAAAGCAGCGTTTATTGGTGGTAAGATTTATGATAGAATTTTTGCTAAAGAAACGGTTTAA
- a CDS encoding phosphotransferase family protein, with the protein MDQNELIKYLRTQGIINTNAVEITPLNGGVSCEILLIEDGLQRLVVKRALKKLKVKEDWFADIGRNVTEQEYLKYVGSLLPDAVPKIIYQDKEHHFFCMEMIEGDFENWKKELLAGTCNNAYAREAGHILGIIHNTSFDNEALAKQFDTTQNFFELRLDPYLLSTAKKHPKIAHYFNEEALRLNKTHKCLVHGDFSPKNIMVSPHRLVVLDCEVAWYGDPVFDLAFLINHFTLKGLLMPEKSHQLMHLATQFFTAYKEKATSFPVDHLERQSIHLLLLLMLARVDGKSPVEYLNTDQQEIIRSFVYETLPKEIKKLDEFISLWNKTTQLKYEY; encoded by the coding sequence ATGGATCAAAATGAATTAATAAAGTATCTCCGAACCCAAGGAATAATAAATACCAATGCAGTCGAGATCACCCCACTTAATGGTGGGGTCTCTTGCGAAATTCTTCTCATTGAAGATGGCCTGCAACGTTTAGTTGTCAAACGTGCGCTGAAGAAACTAAAAGTCAAAGAAGATTGGTTTGCTGATATTGGTAGAAACGTTACGGAACAGGAGTACCTAAAATACGTCGGCAGCCTACTACCTGATGCTGTCCCAAAAATCATTTACCAAGATAAAGAACATCACTTTTTCTGTATGGAGATGATTGAAGGTGATTTTGAAAATTGGAAAAAAGAACTGCTCGCGGGAACATGTAATAATGCCTATGCAAGAGAAGCAGGTCATATTCTAGGAATCATTCACAACACCTCATTTGATAATGAAGCGTTAGCAAAACAGTTTGATACAACACAGAATTTCTTTGAGCTTAGACTCGATCCTTATTTATTAAGTACTGCTAAAAAACATCCTAAAATTGCTCATTATTTTAATGAGGAAGCATTACGTTTAAATAAGACTCATAAGTGTCTTGTTCATGGCGATTTCAGTCCTAAGAACATCATGGTTTCCCCCCATCGATTAGTGGTTTTAGATTGTGAAGTCGCTTGGTATGGAGACCCCGTATTCGATCTTGCTTTCTTGATCAATCACTTTACGCTCAAAGGACTCTTGATGCCTGAAAAATCACATCAATTAATGCATTTGGCAACACAGTTTTTTACTGCCTATAAGGAAAAAGCCACTTCATTTCCTGTGGATCACTTGGAACGACAAAGCATTCATCTTCTTTTATTATTGATGTTAGCAAGAGTGGATGGAAAATCGCCTGTTGAATATTTAAATACAGATCAACAGGAAATAATACGATCATTTGTTTATGAAACTCTTCCTAAGGAGATCAAAAAATTAGACGAGTTTATATCACTTTGGAACAAAACAACGCAACTAAAATATGAATATTAA
- a CDS encoding aldehyde dehydrogenase family protein, producing MNQLTNKVKAFLSQDPIPSFINGQWKKSEFDQASAIENPANKEVLTKVAQGSVADVEDAINAADAAFLQWKNYSPKQRAEILNRFADLCERDAEELAQLEALDVGKAINNARGFDVPFGIECIRYFSNLILEKDFEKNLEIEGINGKQVRIPYGVVGFIFPWNFPLTLCMWGIGPALAAGNTVVIKPAEITPLSTLYLGILAQEAGIPEGVINIVPGRGSVVGETITSHPKVKCVSFTGSSSVGKHIGQNCGMNLKPAKLELGGKGGAIVFNDADIDHAAGGLAGAITLNTGQVCCTATRWIVQEDVADKFVEKVKAQLQKTVIKAGMMEESEMGPVVSKKQQDSIIDYIQKGIKEGAKLILGSDQLMESEGYYVPPTLLMGGEDNICFKEEIFGPVAFITTFKTEEDAIRQVNSLDYGLANSVWTKSPEKAQRVALEMVSGNSWVNAHNVFAYGLPYGGVNGSGNGGGVNSIETLFDYTRGLTIAEPIA from the coding sequence ATGAACCAATTAACGAATAAAGTAAAGGCTTTTTTATCTCAAGATCCGATTCCATCATTTATCAATGGACAATGGAAAAAAAGCGAATTTGATCAAGCATCAGCTATAGAAAATCCTGCAAACAAGGAGGTACTCACTAAAGTTGCCCAAGGTAGTGTTGCCGATGTCGAAGATGCCATCAATGCAGCAGATGCCGCATTTCTTCAATGGAAAAACTACTCTCCAAAACAGCGTGCTGAAATTTTAAATCGTTTTGCTGATTTATGTGAACGCGATGCTGAGGAACTGGCACAACTCGAAGCACTTGATGTAGGGAAAGCCATCAATAATGCCAGAGGATTTGATGTTCCTTTCGGAATCGAATGTATACGATATTTCTCTAATCTAATTCTTGAAAAAGATTTTGAAAAGAACTTAGAAATCGAAGGTATCAATGGCAAACAAGTACGTATTCCTTATGGTGTTGTAGGGTTTATCTTCCCTTGGAATTTCCCACTAACACTTTGTATGTGGGGAATCGGGCCAGCATTGGCTGCAGGCAATACAGTAGTTATTAAACCTGCTGAAATTACACCTTTGAGTACGCTATATCTAGGTATTTTGGCACAAGAGGCGGGTATTCCAGAAGGTGTTATCAACATTGTTCCGGGTAGAGGATCTGTAGTTGGAGAGACCATTACTTCCCATCCGAAAGTGAAATGTGTATCCTTTACTGGGTCATCTTCAGTTGGTAAACATATTGGTCAGAATTGCGGAATGAACCTAAAACCTGCGAAGTTAGAACTTGGCGGTAAAGGTGGTGCAATCGTATTTAACGATGCAGATATTGATCATGCTGCTGGAGGTTTAGCAGGTGCAATTACTCTAAATACGGGTCAGGTTTGCTGTACGGCAACACGCTGGATTGTACAAGAAGATGTTGCTGATAAATTTGTGGAAAAAGTGAAGGCACAGCTTCAAAAAACAGTCATTAAAGCAGGGATGATGGAAGAAAGTGAAATGGGACCTGTCGTAAGTAAAAAGCAACAAGACAGTATCATCGATTACATTCAGAAGGGTATAAAAGAAGGAGCAAAACTTATCCTCGGAAGCGATCAATTGATGGAAAGCGAGGGATATTACGTTCCACCAACATTATTGATGGGCGGAGAAGATAATATCTGTTTCAAAGAAGAAATCTTCGGACCTGTGGCTTTCATCACTACTTTCAAAACGGAAGAAGATGCCATCCGTCAAGTAAACAGTTTGGACTATGGTTTAGCCAATAGCGTTTGGACAAAATCACCCGAAAAGGCACAAAGAGTAGCTCTAGAAATGGTATCGGGCAACAGTTGGGTGAATGCTCACAACGTCTTTGCTTACGGTTTACCTTACGGTGGAGTAAACGGAAGTGGAAACGGTGGAGGTGTAAACAGCATCGAAACGTTATTCGACTATACTAGAGGATTAACTATTGCAGAACCTATCGCATAA
- a CDS encoding YceI family protein, translating to MKGLSTIITLNFVLFISLFANAQDQKKLSNDSKITIEGTSSLHDWHSDVKQVSGSAQLATDGNKVTSIDQLDLTFVVKSIESGKSAMNKNIFKALKEDKNPNITFKSTSATVDANGVVTAKGNLTIAGATKEVTLTANSAVNGSKVTFEGKTTFNMTEYSVEPPTAMFGTITTGDEVTIVYSAVFGG from the coding sequence ATGAAAGGGTTATCCACTATAATTACGCTAAACTTCGTTTTGTTCATTTCGTTATTCGCAAATGCTCAAGACCAAAAAAAACTATCAAACGATAGTAAAATTACAATCGAAGGTACATCTTCTTTACACGATTGGCATTCAGATGTAAAACAAGTTTCTGGATCTGCTCAATTAGCCACTGATGGTAATAAAGTTACATCCATCGATCAATTAGATCTTACTTTTGTAGTAAAAAGTATTGAGTCTGGAAAAAGTGCAATGAACAAAAATATCTTCAAAGCATTAAAAGAAGATAAAAATCCTAATATCACTTTTAAATCCACTTCTGCTACTGTAGATGCTAACGGTGTAGTTACTGCTAAAGGTAACTTGACTATTGCAGGTGCTACTAAAGAAGTAACATTAACTGCAAACTCTGCAGTGAATGGTTCTAAAGTGACTTTCGAAGGAAAAACTACATTTAACATGACAGAATATTCTGTAGAACCTCCAACAGCAATGTTTGGTACAATTACTACAGGCGACGAAGTAACTATCGTTTATTCTGCAGTATTTGGTGGTTAA